In a genomic window of Streptomyces noursei ATCC 11455:
- a CDS encoding DUF2617 family protein, with protein MLTTLKTAYTDTRASDLAWALGREPLPALAVLNLQLDDAQVQLRLLGASHQVLLDEEHGTCSETVACMPGSSTPLPLGVAKRLGDWEYEFAAHVETLSRGSFAGRAQELLALVAEHPHGLAGTFPGSPHAFTAMLAQRQQGQVRWRTWHAYPQEGRLVATRTRVGVRAVVAA; from the coding sequence ATGCTCACCACTCTGAAAACGGCGTATACCGATACCCGAGCATCCGACCTGGCCTGGGCGCTGGGCAGGGAACCCTTGCCGGCGCTGGCCGTACTGAATCTTCAACTCGACGACGCCCAAGTGCAGTTGAGGCTGCTGGGGGCGTCCCATCAGGTGCTGCTCGACGAGGAGCACGGCACCTGTTCGGAAACCGTCGCCTGTATGCCGGGCAGCAGTACGCCGTTGCCGCTCGGCGTGGCCAAGCGGTTGGGCGACTGGGAGTACGAGTTCGCCGCGCACGTCGAGACGCTCTCGCGCGGCTCGTTCGCGGGGCGGGCGCAGGAGCTGCTGGCGTTGGTCGCCGAGCATCCGCACGGCCTCGCCGGCACCTTCCCCGGCTCGCCGCACGCCTTCACCGCGATGTTGGCGCAGCGTCAGCAGGGGCAGGTGCGATGGCGTACCTGGCACGCGTATCCGCAGGAAGGGCGGCTGGTGGCCACCCGTACGAGGGTGGGGGTGCGGGCGGTGGTCGCCGCCTGA
- a CDS encoding polyamine aminopropyltransferase, with the protein MIDPPEPLVAGTLGPPEVRTPARLPVPSGLGRLLVLVVVFVCAACGLVYELELVALASYLVGDSVTQASVVLSFMVFAMGVGALLAKRLRCRAAVGFGAVEAVLALVGGGSAMALYACFAWLGQSRTALVGFSLGIGVLIGAEIPLLMTLIQRVRRQDAGGAVADLFAADYIGALVGGLAFPFLLLPRLGQLTGALVTGAVNLLAGAVLVLWLFGRDLTTRARWVLVGVNVLVLALLGTGVALAGPFERAARRAVYGAAARVAERTAVQEVVLTGGTGDPREIGAGSGRGRKGSGRPLELFLDGRLRVSSDSERVYHQALVGPAMSGGPHGRVLVLGGGDGMAVRELLRYRAVRSVTVVEIDAEVVRLARTDPGLSALNRHALDDPRVRIVTADAFNWLRGQGPSVGRPPERYDVVVSDLPDPGITASTKLYSQEFYGLAARVLAADGRLVVHAGPPRARARTYWTVEATLRSVGLRTLPYRIPGRPSEFSGGPDRSVAPQDGPGTDDRPPVARSFDQLRPSAVPPDGAGYWGFVLAARRPPRLGTVPDAPPTVVPLSAVRAGWRGAARERIPGLPPSTLMHPRYLQ; encoded by the coding sequence ATGATCGACCCGCCAGAGCCTCTCGTCGCCGGCACGCTCGGGCCGCCGGAGGTCCGGACGCCGGCCCGGCTGCCGGTGCCGTCCGGGCTCGGTCGGCTGCTGGTGCTCGTCGTGGTCTTCGTCTGTGCGGCCTGCGGCCTGGTCTACGAGCTCGAACTGGTCGCCCTGGCAAGCTACTTGGTCGGCGACTCGGTCACCCAGGCGTCGGTCGTGCTGTCCTTCATGGTCTTCGCGATGGGGGTCGGGGCGCTGCTGGCCAAGCGGCTGCGCTGCCGGGCCGCGGTCGGCTTCGGCGCGGTGGAGGCGGTGCTGGCGCTGGTCGGCGGCGGCTCCGCGATGGCGCTCTACGCCTGCTTCGCCTGGCTGGGCCAGTCCCGCACCGCGCTCGTCGGCTTCTCGTTGGGCATCGGCGTGCTGATCGGCGCCGAGATACCGCTGTTGATGACGCTGATCCAGCGGGTGCGCCGGCAGGACGCGGGCGGCGCGGTGGCCGACCTGTTCGCCGCCGACTACATCGGCGCGCTGGTCGGCGGGCTGGCCTTCCCCTTCCTCCTGCTGCCCCGCCTGGGGCAGTTGACGGGCGCGCTGGTCACCGGGGCGGTCAATCTCCTCGCCGGCGCGGTGCTGGTGCTGTGGCTCTTCGGCCGCGATCTGACCACCCGCGCGCGATGGGTGCTGGTCGGCGTCAATGTGCTGGTGCTCGCGCTGTTGGGCACCGGCGTGGCGCTGGCCGGGCCGTTCGAGCGGGCCGCGCGCCGGGCGGTGTACGGGGCGGCGGCCCGGGTCGCGGAGCGGACCGCCGTCCAGGAGGTCGTGCTGACCGGTGGCACGGGCGATCCGCGCGAGATCGGGGCGGGTTCCGGACGAGGGAGGAAAGGTTCCGGCAGACCGCTGGAGCTGTTCCTCGACGGGCGGTTGAGGGTCAGCTCGGACAGCGAACGGGTCTATCACCAGGCGCTGGTGGGCCCCGCGATGTCGGGCGGCCCGCACGGCCGGGTGCTGGTCCTGGGCGGCGGTGACGGGATGGCCGTGCGCGAGTTGCTGCGCTACCGCGCGGTCCGGTCCGTGACGGTCGTCGAGATCGACGCCGAGGTGGTGCGGCTGGCCCGCACGGACCCGGGGCTGTCCGCCCTCAACCGCCATGCCCTCGACGATCCCCGGGTGCGGATCGTCACCGCCGACGCCTTCAACTGGCTGCGTGGCCAAGGCCCTTCGGTCGGCCGGCCGCCGGAGCGCTACGACGTGGTCGTCTCCGACCTCCCCGACCCCGGGATCACCGCCAGCACCAAGCTCTACTCCCAGGAGTTCTACGGACTCGCCGCCCGGGTGCTGGCCGCCGACGGACGACTGGTGGTGCACGCCGGGCCGCCGCGCGCCCGGGCCCGGACGTACTGGACGGTGGAGGCGACGCTGCGCTCGGTGGGCCTGCGGACCCTGCCGTACCGGATCCCCGGCCGGCCGTCGGAGTTCTCGGGCGGCCCGGACCGCTCGGTCGCCCCGCAGGACGGGCCCGGCACCGACGACCGACCGCCGGTGGCGCGGTCCTTCGACCAGCTGCGGCCCTCCGCCGTGCCACCGGACGGGGCGGGGTACTGGGGCTTCGTGCTGGCCGCCCGGCGACCGCCCCGGCTCGGCACGGTCCCGGACGCCCCGCCCACCGTCGTCCCGCTGAGCGCCGTGCGGGCCGGCTGGCGCGGCGCGGCCCGCGAGCGGATCCCCGGACTGCCGCCCTCGACGCTGATGCATCCCCGGTATCTCCAGTGA
- a CDS encoding SRPBCC domain-containing protein: protein MEHEVYVPFPVGTVRQALTEPERVARCVPGVQLDADAVPHRPEGRLRLRVGSSTITYRGALTVGDGPKDGPAGTGDAAAPVTVEASGTETRGDGTVALTLTVRLAPATEPGPGTTLVCTGTVRSEGRLAAVDGQTAATAGRRLLDRFAENLAADLTDRPIAEAMGEAPDEAGPVSQSIFDTEVPPSSLDPHSAAEDDVDVVADPDEPEVDAADESAAEDVFAADDDEDGLDAAGGPEELSGDAPAEAAHARRTMIGRSAEEVDHAPPRGRYAPVPAPETGGSSLPLRWAAPAAAVVLASAVVVGRVLRRRR from the coding sequence ATGGAGCATGAGGTGTACGTCCCGTTTCCCGTCGGGACCGTGCGGCAGGCGCTCACCGAACCGGAGCGCGTGGCGCGCTGTGTCCCAGGAGTCCAACTCGATGCCGACGCCGTCCCGCACCGCCCCGAGGGCCGGCTGCGGCTGCGGGTCGGCAGCTCCACCATCACCTACCGCGGTGCGCTGACGGTCGGCGACGGCCCTAAGGACGGCCCCGCCGGGACCGGAGACGCGGCCGCACCGGTGACCGTCGAGGCGAGCGGCACCGAGACGCGGGGCGACGGGACGGTGGCGCTGACGCTGACCGTGCGGCTGGCCCCGGCCACCGAGCCCGGTCCCGGGACGACCTTGGTGTGCACCGGCACGGTCCGCAGCGAGGGCCGGCTGGCCGCGGTCGACGGGCAGACCGCGGCGACCGCCGGACGGCGCCTGCTGGACCGCTTCGCGGAGAACCTCGCGGCGGATCTGACGGACCGGCCGATCGCGGAGGCCATGGGCGAGGCCCCGGACGAGGCCGGGCCGGTGTCGCAGAGCATCTTCGACACCGAGGTCCCGCCCTCCTCGCTGGATCCGCACAGCGCGGCGGAGGACGACGTCGATGTGGTGGCCGACCCGGACGAACCGGAAGTCGACGCGGCGGACGAGAGCGCCGCGGAGGACGTCTTCGCCGCGGACGACGACGAGGACGGGCTCGACGCGGCCGGAGGTCCGGAGGAGCTCTCCGGGGACGCGCCCGCGGAGGCCGCGCACGCCCGCCGGACGATGATCGGGCGCAGCGCGGAGGAGGTGGACCACGCCCCGCCGCGCGGTCGGTACGCGCCGGTGCCCGCGCCGGAGACCGGCGGGAGCTCGCTGCCGCTGCGCTGGGCGGCCCCCGCCGCCGCGGTGGTGCTGGCCTCGGCCGTGGTCGTCGGGCGGGTGTTGCGGCGACGCCGGTGA
- a CDS encoding aldose epimerase family protein has translation MSTENTTQSAARERGADGVRLSAGDTELTVHPDHGCRIGSLRVGGTELLRQGDKYGCFPMVPWCGRIDHGRFRNGGELHQMPVNSPPHAIHGTGRNLRWHTARAGDTTAAFTYELTDPAAPWPYPGTVTQVVELAEDGGSLTLTMGVEATGDSFPAQAGWHPWFLRNLGEGQDVQIDFAPEWQEERGPDHLPTGRRITPKPGPWDDCFGMSRGVEVTLTWPGRLELTVSSRTEWVVVYDEQEAAVCVEPQSGPPNGLNTAPRLVTPIDPLEISTTWSWRAL, from the coding sequence GTGAGCACCGAGAACACCACGCAGAGCGCGGCGCGGGAGCGCGGCGCGGACGGCGTACGGCTGTCCGCCGGGGACACCGAACTGACCGTCCACCCTGACCACGGCTGCCGGATCGGCAGCCTGCGCGTCGGCGGCACGGAGTTGCTGCGGCAGGGCGACAAGTACGGCTGCTTCCCGATGGTCCCGTGGTGCGGCCGGATCGACCACGGGCGGTTCCGCAACGGCGGTGAGCTGCACCAGATGCCGGTCAACTCCCCGCCGCACGCCATCCACGGCACCGGTCGCAACCTCCGCTGGCACACCGCGCGGGCCGGCGACACCACGGCCGCCTTCACCTACGAGCTGACCGATCCCGCGGCCCCCTGGCCCTATCCGGGGACCGTCACCCAGGTCGTCGAGCTGGCCGAGGACGGGGGTTCGCTCACCCTCACCATGGGCGTCGAGGCGACCGGCGACTCCTTCCCGGCGCAGGCCGGCTGGCACCCGTGGTTCCTGCGGAACCTCGGCGAGGGCCAGGACGTGCAGATCGACTTCGCCCCCGAGTGGCAGGAGGAGCGGGGGCCGGACCACCTTCCGACCGGTCGCCGGATCACGCCGAAGCCCGGGCCCTGGGACGACTGCTTCGGGATGTCGCGCGGGGTCGAGGTGACGCTCACCTGGCCGGGACGGCTGGAGCTGACGGTGTCCAGCCGCACCGAGTGGGTCGTGGTCTACGACGAGCAGGAGGCCGCGGTCTGCGTGGAGCCGCAGTCCGGCCCGCCGAACGGACTGAACACCGCCCCGCGCCTGGTCACCCCGATCGATCCGCTGGAGATCTCCACGACCTGGAGCTGGCGCGCCCTGTAG
- the pyrE gene encoding orotate phosphoribosyltransferase has product MTDDVRGELLQQIKDKAVVHGKVTLSSGKEADYYIDLRRITLDSQAAPLVGQLMLDLTADLDFDAVGGLTLGADPVATSMLHAAAARGRRLDAFVVRKAQKAHGMQRRIEGPDIKGRRVLVVEDTSTTGGSPLTAVEAAREAGAEVVAVATIVDRGAASAIADAGLPYLTGYQLDDLGLS; this is encoded by the coding sequence ATGACTGACGACGTGCGCGGCGAGCTGCTGCAGCAGATCAAGGACAAGGCCGTGGTGCACGGCAAGGTGACGCTCTCCTCCGGCAAGGAGGCCGACTACTACATCGACCTGCGCCGGATCACCCTCGACAGCCAGGCGGCGCCGCTGGTCGGTCAGCTGATGCTCGACCTCACCGCCGACCTGGACTTCGACGCGGTCGGCGGGCTGACGCTCGGCGCCGACCCGGTGGCGACGTCGATGCTGCACGCCGCCGCGGCCCGTGGCCGCCGGCTGGACGCCTTCGTCGTCCGCAAGGCGCAGAAGGCGCACGGCATGCAGCGCCGGATCGAGGGCCCGGACATCAAGGGCCGCCGGGTCCTGGTCGTCGAGGACACCTCCACCACCGGCGGCTCGCCGCTGACCGCCGTCGAGGCGGCGCGGGAAGCCGGCGCCGAGGTGGTTGCAGTGGCGACGATCGTCGACCGCGGTGCGGCTTCGGCCATCGCCGACGCCGGGCTCCCTTACCTCACCGGCTACCAGCTCGACGACCTCGGCCTGAGCTGA
- the fbaA gene encoding class II fructose-bisphosphate aldolase, whose product MPIATPEVYNEMLDRAKAGKFAYPAINVTSTQTLHAALRGFAEAESDGIIQISTGGAEFLGGQHNKDMVTGAVALAEFAHVVAEKYDVNVALHTDHCPKDKLDGYVRPLIAISEERVKAGRNPLFQSHMWDGSAETLADNLGIAQELLPRAAAAKIILEVEITPTGGEEDGVTHEINDELYTTVEDALRTAEALGLGEKGRYLLAASFGNVHGVYKPGNVVLRPELLKDLQEGVGSKYGKASPFDFVFHGGSGSTAEEIATALENGVVKMNLDTDTQYAFTRPVADHMFRNYHGVLKVDGEVGDKKTYDPRSWGKLAEAGMAKRVSEACANLRSTGTKLK is encoded by the coding sequence ATGCCCATCGCAACCCCTGAGGTCTACAACGAGATGCTGGACCGGGCGAAGGCAGGCAAGTTCGCCTACCCGGCCATCAACGTGACGTCCACGCAGACGCTGCACGCGGCGCTGCGCGGTTTCGCCGAGGCTGAGAGCGACGGCATCATCCAGATCTCCACCGGTGGTGCGGAGTTCCTGGGCGGTCAGCACAACAAGGACATGGTCACCGGTGCGGTGGCGCTCGCCGAGTTCGCGCACGTGGTCGCCGAGAAGTACGACGTCAACGTCGCGCTGCACACCGACCACTGCCCCAAGGACAAGCTGGACGGCTACGTCCGCCCGCTGATCGCGATCTCCGAGGAGCGCGTCAAGGCCGGCCGCAACCCGCTCTTCCAGTCGCACATGTGGGACGGCTCCGCCGAGACCCTCGCGGACAACCTGGGCATCGCGCAGGAGCTGCTGCCCCGCGCCGCCGCCGCCAAGATCATCCTTGAGGTCGAGATCACCCCGACCGGTGGCGAGGAGGACGGCGTCACCCACGAGATCAACGACGAGCTCTACACCACGGTCGAGGACGCGCTGCGCACCGCCGAGGCGCTGGGCCTGGGCGAGAAGGGCCGCTACCTGCTCGCCGCCTCCTTCGGCAACGTGCACGGCGTCTACAAGCCGGGCAACGTCGTGCTCCGCCCCGAGCTGCTGAAGGACCTCCAGGAGGGCGTCGGCTCGAAGTACGGCAAGGCGTCGCCGTTCGACTTCGTCTTCCACGGCGGTTCCGGCTCCACCGCCGAGGAGATCGCCACCGCGCTGGAGAACGGCGTGGTCAAGATGAACCTCGACACCGACACCCAGTACGCCTTCACCCGCCCGGTCGCGGACCACATGTTCCGCAACTACCACGGTGTGCTGAAGGTCGACGGCGAGGTCGGCGACAAGAAGACCTACGACCCGCGCAGCTGGGGCAAGCTGGCCGAGGCCGGCATGGCCAAGCGCGTCAGCGAGGCGTGCGCCAACCTGCGCTCCACGGGCACCAAGCTGAAGTAA
- a CDS encoding MFS transporter: protein MEQGAGSEPGRVRLASPQGRWVLTTAVLGSGMAMLDSTVVNVALPRIGADLNADLAVLQWTVTAYMLTLSSLILLGGSLGDRYGRRRIFVIGVIWFAAASLLCGLAPSAGVLVAARALQGIGGALLTPGSLALIQAVFHPDDRARAVGAWSGLGGVAAAVGPFVGGWLVDGAGWRWVFFLNVPLAAACVPIALRHVPETRERGAGGAHGFDVLGAVLGALALAGVSYALIEAPGRGATPAVIVPAVAGILLGALFLRVERRRPDPMLPPAIFAIRQFTAVNAVTVCVYAAFGGFFFLSVLQLQVVVGYSALQAGTALLPTTVLMLLLSARSGELGQRIGPRIPLTVGPVLCAVGMLLMTRVGLGASYVVDVLPALVVLGAGMVTLVAPLTATVLASVDVDRAGLASGINNAAARAAGLMAVAALPLLAGMGPEAYRSAPAFEAAFRRAMPLCAGVLLAGALIAWLTVRGDVLHATEPEATEPCHAECTYHCGVSAPPLDPGEHTTEHPPDQAAHPNPPP from the coding sequence ATGGAGCAAGGGGCCGGGAGCGAGCCGGGGCGGGTCAGGCTGGCCTCGCCGCAGGGCCGCTGGGTACTGACCACGGCCGTCCTCGGCTCGGGGATGGCGATGCTGGACAGCACGGTCGTCAATGTCGCGCTGCCCAGGATCGGCGCGGACCTCAACGCGGATCTGGCGGTCCTGCAATGGACCGTCACCGCCTACATGCTCACCCTCTCCTCGCTGATCCTGCTGGGCGGATCGCTCGGCGACCGGTACGGCCGGCGCCGGATCTTCGTCATCGGCGTCATCTGGTTCGCGGCGGCCTCGCTGCTGTGCGGGCTGGCGCCGAGCGCCGGGGTGCTGGTCGCGGCCCGCGCGCTCCAGGGCATCGGCGGCGCGCTGCTCACCCCCGGCTCCCTGGCCCTGATCCAGGCGGTTTTCCACCCCGACGACCGGGCCCGGGCGGTCGGCGCCTGGTCCGGTCTGGGCGGCGTGGCGGCGGCGGTCGGCCCGTTCGTCGGCGGCTGGCTGGTGGACGGCGCCGGCTGGCGCTGGGTGTTCTTCCTTAACGTGCCGCTGGCGGCGGCCTGCGTGCCGATCGCGCTGCGGCACGTCCCCGAGACCCGCGAGCGCGGCGCCGGCGGCGCACACGGATTCGACGTGCTCGGGGCGGTCCTGGGCGCGCTGGCGCTGGCCGGGGTCAGCTACGCGCTGATCGAGGCGCCCGGCCGGGGCGCCACACCCGCGGTGATCGTGCCGGCCGTGGCCGGGATCCTGCTCGGGGCGCTCTTCCTCCGCGTCGAACGGCGGCGCCCCGATCCGATGCTGCCGCCCGCGATCTTCGCCATCCGCCAGTTCACCGCGGTCAACGCGGTGACGGTGTGCGTCTACGCGGCGTTCGGCGGCTTCTTCTTCCTGTCCGTGCTCCAGCTCCAGGTCGTCGTGGGCTACTCGGCGCTCCAGGCCGGCACCGCGCTGCTGCCCACCACCGTGCTGATGCTGCTGCTGTCGGCCCGCTCCGGCGAGCTGGGCCAACGGATCGGACCGCGCATCCCGCTCACCGTCGGCCCGGTGCTCTGCGCGGTCGGCATGCTGCTGATGACCCGGGTGGGCCTCGGCGCGTCCTACGTCGTCGACGTGCTGCCGGCACTGGTGGTGCTGGGCGCCGGAATGGTGACCCTGGTCGCCCCGCTCACCGCCACCGTGCTGGCGTCGGTGGACGTCGACCGGGCCGGCCTGGCCAGCGGCATCAACAACGCCGCGGCCCGGGCCGCCGGCCTGATGGCGGTGGCCGCACTGCCCCTCCTCGCCGGGATGGGTCCCGAGGCGTACCGCTCGGCCCCGGCGTTCGAGGCGGCCTTCCGCCGCGCCATGCCGCTGTGCGCCGGAGTGCTGCTGGCGGGCGCGCTGATCGCCTGGCTGACCGTCCGCGGCGACGTCCTGCACGCCACGGAACCCGAGGCCACGGAGCCGTGCCACGCCGAGTGCACCTACCACTGCGGCGTCTCCGCCCCACCCCTGGACCCCGGCGAACACACCACGGAACACCCCCCGGACCAGGCGGCCCACCCCAACCCACCCCCATGA
- a CDS encoding DUF3151 domain-containing protein — MPIHENLLGGPPPTHLPDDPEPREMLASGTAPADVAAKYPASSLAWAQLADDAFEAGRVVESYAYARTGYHRGLDALRRAGWKGHGPVPFEHEPNRGFLRALHALARAAQTIGEQEEYERCTAFLRDSSPTAADTLS, encoded by the coding sequence ATGCCCATTCACGAGAACCTCCTCGGGGGACCGCCCCCGACCCACCTGCCCGACGACCCGGAGCCCCGCGAGATGCTCGCCTCGGGCACCGCGCCCGCCGATGTCGCCGCGAAGTACCCGGCCTCCTCCCTGGCCTGGGCCCAGCTGGCCGACGACGCCTTCGAGGCCGGCCGGGTGGTGGAGTCCTACGCCTACGCCCGCACCGGCTACCACCGCGGCCTGGACGCGCTGCGCCGCGCCGGCTGGAAGGGCCACGGCCCGGTGCCGTTCGAGCACGAGCCCAACCGCGGCTTCCTCCGTGCGCTGCACGCCCTCGCCCGCGCCGCCCAGACGATCGGTGAGCAGGAGGAGTACGAGCGCTGCACGGCCTTCCTCCGCGACTCCTCGCCGACCGCGGCCGACACGCTCTCCTGA
- a CDS encoding tryptophan 2,3-dioxygenase family protein gives MSQPSPTHPAHRAPDTAAAEADPPFGPDLSIGAGNATPYEDYVQASVLTHLQHLQSDDPGEMVFLVTTQVMELWFTVIVHEWTTAADALRRDDLPVAMDALRRSTWELEALNAAWKPLARLTPAQFNAYRAALGEGSGFQSAMYRRLEFLLGEKSASMLVPHRGSPQDHAALEKALHEPSLYDEVLRLLARRGHPIPETVLRRDPTRRYESDPAVEEVWAAVLAGAQDSELARLGELLTDVAELVWRWRNDHLVATRRAMGAKMGTGGSAGVAWLEKRARKNVFPELWTARSHV, from the coding sequence ATGTCGCAGCCGTCTCCCACCCACCCCGCGCACCGCGCCCCGGATACCGCGGCCGCCGAGGCGGACCCGCCGTTCGGCCCCGACCTGAGCATCGGCGCCGGCAATGCCACCCCGTACGAGGACTACGTCCAGGCGAGCGTTCTCACCCACCTCCAGCACCTCCAGTCCGACGACCCGGGCGAGATGGTCTTCCTGGTCACCACCCAGGTGATGGAGCTGTGGTTCACCGTCATCGTCCACGAGTGGACGACCGCCGCCGACGCGCTGCGCCGGGACGACCTGCCGGTGGCGATGGACGCGCTGCGCCGTTCCACGTGGGAGCTGGAGGCGCTGAACGCCGCCTGGAAGCCGCTCGCCCGGCTGACGCCCGCGCAGTTCAACGCCTACCGCGCCGCGCTCGGCGAGGGCAGCGGCTTCCAGTCCGCGATGTACCGGCGGCTGGAGTTCCTGCTCGGCGAGAAGTCCGCGTCGATGCTGGTGCCGCACCGCGGTTCCCCGCAGGACCACGCCGCGCTGGAGAAGGCGCTGCACGAACCGAGCCTGTACGACGAGGTGCTGAGGCTGCTGGCCCGCCGCGGCCACCCGATCCCGGAGACGGTGCTGCGGCGCGACCCGACCCGGCGCTACGAGTCGGACCCGGCGGTCGAGGAGGTCTGGGCCGCCGTCCTCGCCGGCGCGCAGGATTCCGAACTCGCCCGGCTCGGCGAGCTGTTGACCGATGTCGCGGAGCTGGTCTGGCGCTGGCGCAACGACCATCTGGTCGCGACCCGGCGGGCGATGGGAGCGAAAATGGGTACCGGCGGATCCGCGGGAGTCGCCTGGCTGGAGAAGCGGGCCCGCAAGAACGTCTTTCCCGAGCTGTGGACGGCGCGAAGCCATGTCTGA
- the kynU gene encoding kynureninase, which translates to MSESRETPKSPGPAVAGARKAAIRAAELDAAGPLTTTRERFVLDDTVYLDGNSLGALPRSVPDRIAEVIRHEWGELRIRSWTEAGWWTAPERIGEKIAPLVGAAPGQVVVGDSTSINVFKAVTGGIRMAGKGCTEILVDATTFPTDGYIARSAARMAGLAVRPVEPARIADEVTERTALALVNHVDYRTGELNDMASITAALHSAGALAVWDLCHSAGALPVALDACGVDLAVGCTYKYLNGGPGSPAYLYVRKSLQERFESPLPGWNSHVDPFGMEPGYTPADGVLRGRVGTPDILSMLALEAALEVWEGVAIEDVRAKSLALTDFFLECVSEYAPPGRVRSVTPHEHRRRGSQVSLACSPGVSSAAAQGGAPVAGEVMAELIRRGVVGDFRPPDVLRFGFTPLYTTFADAERAAWVLGEVLREQPAAESASGPEPASASAQESAAGGDAG; encoded by the coding sequence ATGTCTGAGAGCCGTGAGACCCCGAAGAGCCCCGGCCCGGCCGTCGCCGGGGCGCGCAAGGCGGCGATCCGCGCCGCCGAACTGGACGCCGCCGGGCCGCTGACCACGACCCGCGAGAGGTTCGTCCTCGACGACACCGTCTATCTCGACGGCAACTCGCTCGGCGCGCTGCCCCGGTCGGTGCCCGACCGGATCGCCGAGGTGATCCGCCACGAGTGGGGCGAGCTGCGCATCCGCTCCTGGACCGAGGCCGGCTGGTGGACCGCGCCCGAGCGGATCGGCGAGAAGATCGCCCCGCTCGTCGGGGCGGCCCCGGGCCAGGTGGTGGTCGGCGACTCCACCAGCATCAACGTCTTCAAGGCGGTGACCGGCGGCATCCGGATGGCCGGCAAGGGCTGCACGGAGATCCTGGTCGACGCCACGACCTTCCCCACCGACGGCTATATCGCCCGCTCCGCGGCCCGGATGGCCGGCCTCGCGGTGCGGCCGGTCGAGCCCGCGCGGATCGCCGACGAGGTCACCGAGCGGACCGCGCTGGCGCTGGTCAACCACGTCGACTACCGCACCGGCGAGCTCAACGACATGGCCTCGATCACCGCCGCGCTGCACAGCGCGGGCGCGCTGGCGGTCTGGGACCTGTGCCACAGCGCCGGTGCGCTGCCGGTCGCGCTGGACGCGTGCGGGGTCGACCTCGCGGTGGGCTGCACCTACAAGTACCTCAACGGCGGCCCGGGTTCGCCCGCGTACCTCTACGTCCGCAAGAGCCTCCAGGAGCGGTTCGAGTCGCCGCTGCCCGGCTGGAACTCGCACGTCGACCCGTTCGGGATGGAGCCGGGCTACACCCCGGCCGACGGTGTCCTGCGCGGTCGCGTCGGCACCCCCGACATCCTCTCGATGCTGGCCCTGGAGGCGGCGCTGGAGGTGTGGGAGGGGGTCGCCATCGAGGACGTGCGCGCCAAGAGCCTGGCGCTGACCGACTTCTTCCTGGAGTGCGTGTCGGAGTACGCGCCGCCCGGCCGGGTCCGCTCGGTCACCCCGCACGAGCACCGGCGGCGCGGCAGCCAGGTCTCGCTGGCGTGTTCCCCCGGGGTCTCCTCCGCGGCCGCGCAGGGGGGTGCTCCCGTGGCCGGTGAGGTGATGGCGGAGCTGATCCGGCGCGGTGTGGTCGGCGACTTCCGGCCCCCGGACGTGCTGCGCTTCGGCTTCACCCCGCTCTACACCACCTTCGCGGACGCGGAGCGGGCGGCGTGGGTGTTGGGCGAGGTGCTGCGGGAGCAGCCCGCGGCGGAGTCCGCGTCAGGGCCGGAGCCGGCGTCGGCATCGGCGCAGGAGTCCGCGGCCGGCGGCGACGCCGGGTGA
- a CDS encoding alpha/beta hydrolase family protein, which yields MSAADEEAALLGLAPVAPDRTVAYGPHPDQVVDLYGRWPGAGPLVVLLHGGFWRAAYDRRHLSPCAAELARRGLPVALAEYRRVGAGGGAPQTFQDVTAAVATAAEAGAAPGGPPRELVLVGHSAGGHLALLAAARPGPVTRVVAVAPVADLARAHELGLSGGAVAELLGAGPGFAGRLADADPVRHPPAGVPVTLLHGTADPDVPPDLSRRYAAAHPAATALRELPGTGHYAPLTPGTDAFRTLLGLLCGGGPGTAGPDGAA from the coding sequence GTGAGCGCGGCGGACGAGGAGGCGGCGCTGCTGGGGCTCGCCCCGGTGGCGCCGGACCGCACGGTCGCCTACGGCCCGCACCCGGACCAGGTCGTGGACCTGTACGGGCGGTGGCCGGGGGCCGGGCCCCTCGTCGTCCTGCTGCACGGCGGGTTCTGGCGGGCCGCGTACGACCGGCGCCATCTCTCGCCGTGCGCGGCGGAGCTGGCCCGGCGCGGGCTGCCGGTCGCGCTCGCCGAATACCGCAGGGTCGGTGCGGGCGGCGGCGCGCCGCAGACGTTCCAGGACGTCACGGCCGCCGTCGCGACCGCGGCCGAGGCCGGGGCGGCGCCCGGCGGCCCGCCCCGCGAGCTGGTGCTCGTCGGGCACTCCGCGGGCGGCCATCTCGCGCTGCTCGCCGCCGCCCGCCCCGGTCCGGTCACCCGGGTCGTCGCCGTGGCCCCCGTCGCCGACCTCGCCCGCGCCCACGAGCTGGGGCTCAGCGGCGGCGCGGTGGCCGAGCTGCTCGGCGCCGGGCCCGGTTTCGCCGGGCGGCTGGCCGACGCCGACCCGGTCCGCCACCCGCCCGCCGGCGTCCCCGTCACGTTGCTGCACGGCACCGCCGACCCCGACGTCCCGCCGGACCTCTCCCGCCGCTACGCCGCCGCGCACCCCGCCGCCACCGCGCTGCGCGAACTGCCCGGCACCGGCCACTACGCCCCGCTGACGCCCGGCACCGACGCCTTCCGCACCCTGCTCGGGCTGCTGTGCGGCGGCGGTCCGGGCACCGCGGGGCCCGACGGAGCCGCGTAG